A genomic segment from Gemmatimonadota bacterium encodes:
- a CDS encoding fasciclin domain-containing protein, protein MIAIRKFAAAGIIAASVGVVPGVILAQGTVVRRDTVVTVHKDTVVHIKEDTSVVTTTVRSTTASPAGDASVGVTLSRMPNYKIMTELLTEAHLMPSLRGAAPMTLFAPTDDAWAKLSPSDMAALKADTTRLRNLLLNMMVSGKIDTREILKLKTATNMHGSRIRFTYANGMPKVNDQPIVQPGVMASNGFIYGISGVIGMSGDQ, encoded by the coding sequence ATGATCGCTATCAGAAAGTTTGCCGCGGCTGGAATTATCGCCGCGAGCGTTGGAGTTGTTCCTGGAGTCATTCTGGCACAGGGGACGGTGGTGCGACGCGATACAGTGGTCACCGTTCATAAGGACACAGTCGTGCATATCAAGGAGGACACGTCGGTCGTGACGACGACCGTGAGATCCACCACGGCGAGTCCCGCTGGTGACGCGTCGGTAGGTGTCACGCTATCCCGCATGCCCAACTACAAGATCATGACAGAGCTGCTCACCGAGGCTCATCTCATGCCGTCGCTACGCGGCGCGGCGCCGATGACGCTCTTCGCACCGACCGATGATGCATGGGCAAAGTTGTCGCCCAGCGACATGGCGGCGCTCAAGGCGGATACGACGCGGCTCCGGAATCTGCTGCTCAACATGATGGTGAGCGGCAAGATCGATACTCGTGAGATTCTCAAGCTCAAGACCGCGACCAACATGCACGGCTCGCGCATTCGCTTCACGTACGCGAATGGTATGCCCAAGGTCAACGATCAGCCGATCGTACAGCCCGGTGTCATGGCGTCCAACGGATTCATTTACGGGATCTCGGGCGTCATCGGAATGAGCGGAGACCAGTAG
- a CDS encoding NADP-dependent isocitrate dehydrogenase translates to MSSSAIKLTVLPGDGIGPEVVASALKIIAAAGVTLEADFQVAGAEAFKRGVESGVPAETIESIERTRLVLKGPLETPIGYGNKSANVTLRKLFETFANVRPVRELPGVKTPYAGRHIDIVVVRENVEDLYAGIEHMETPAVAQCLKLITRPGCEKITRFAFEYAVAEGRRKIHCATKANIMKFTEGLVQHTFEDISKEYPSTEARHILVDNCAHQLAMHPEQFDIILTTNMNGDILSDLTSGLTGGLGFAPSANIGSDVAMFEAVHGSAPDIAGRNLANPTALILSALMLLRHVGEGKAASEIEHAVLVTLEDGVRTGDMESARAASSTTEFTDAIIGNIGKTSKLAKPREFKRINVPPASNEVGHVTVRTRSVVGVDVFIESLEHPRQIGDALTRLAGPTGLALKVISNRGTAVWPDTGHGTSLVDAFQCRFVPSGPVETDATDAQIFDLLQRVSSTYRWVHVEKLQRFDGKDGFSKAQGES, encoded by the coding sequence ATGTCTTCATCTGCTATCAAGCTCACAGTCCTTCCCGGCGACGGAATCGGTCCGGAAGTCGTCGCCTCCGCCCTCAAGATCATCGCAGCCGCCGGTGTCACTCTGGAGGCTGACTTCCAGGTCGCGGGCGCCGAAGCGTTCAAGCGCGGCGTCGAGTCCGGTGTCCCCGCCGAGACCATAGAGTCCATCGAAAGAACCCGGCTCGTCCTCAAGGGCCCGCTCGAGACGCCAATCGGCTACGGCAACAAGAGCGCGAACGTCACTCTCAGAAAGCTCTTCGAGACCTTTGCGAACGTTCGTCCGGTCCGCGAGCTACCAGGGGTGAAGACCCCATATGCCGGCCGCCACATCGACATCGTCGTCGTTCGCGAGAACGTCGAGGATCTGTACGCCGGTATCGAGCACATGGAGACACCGGCCGTCGCACAGTGCCTCAAGCTCATCACGAGACCCGGCTGCGAGAAGATCACTCGCTTCGCCTTCGAGTACGCCGTTGCCGAGGGGCGCCGCAAGATCCACTGTGCGACCAAGGCGAACATCATGAAGTTCACCGAAGGACTGGTGCAGCACACCTTCGAAGACATATCGAAGGAATATCCCTCGACCGAAGCGCGTCACATTCTCGTCGACAACTGCGCCCATCAGCTCGCGATGCATCCCGAGCAGTTCGACATCATTCTGACGACGAACATGAACGGCGACATCCTGAGCGATCTCACGTCGGGTCTCACGGGCGGGCTCGGTTTCGCCCCGTCCGCGAACATCGGCAGCGACGTCGCAATGTTCGAGGCAGTGCATGGTTCTGCGCCCGACATCGCCGGCAGGAATCTCGCGAATCCGACGGCGTTGATTCTGAGCGCGCTGATGTTGTTGCGTCACGTTGGAGAAGGAAAAGCCGCCAGCGAAATCGAGCATGCCGTGCTCGTCACGCTCGAAGACGGAGTGCGCACCGGAGACATGGAAAGCGCGCGCGCCGCGTCATCGACAACGGAATTCACCGACGCGATCATCGGTAACATCGGCAAGACATCGAAGCTCGCCAAGCCGCGCGAGTTCAAGCGCATCAACGTTCCGCCAGCCAGCAACGAAGTCGGTCACGTGACCGTCAGAACTCGCAGCGTCGTCGGCGTCGACGTGTTCATCGAATCACTGGAGCATCCCAGGCAGATCGGTGATGCGCTGACGCGTCTCGCCGGGCCAACCGGGCTGGCGCTCAAGGTGATCTCGAATCGCGGCACCGCCGTGTGGCCTGATACAGGCCACGGCACATCACTCGTCGACGCGTTCCAGTGCCGTTTCGTACCGTCCGGCCCCGTAGAGACAGACGCGACCGACGCTCAGATATTCGATCTTCTGCAACGCGTCTCGTCCACGTACCGATGGGTACATGTGGAGAAGTTGCAGCGCTTCGATGGGAAGGACGGATTCAGCAAGGCTCAGGGAGAGTCGTAG